A genomic segment from Candidatus Leptovillus gracilis encodes:
- a CDS encoding GlsB/YeaQ/YmgE family stress response membrane protein: MLVNIVLWIILGGVAGWIASMMMGRDGQMGALANIIVGIVGAVIGGFLAGLLGLPGTTGFNIWTLLVATGGAIVLLFLAGLLRRGI; this comes from the coding sequence ATGTTAGTTAATATCGTTTTATGGATTATCTTGGGTGGTGTTGCTGGTTGGATTGCCAGCATGATGATGGGGCGCGACGGCCAAATGGGCGCTCTGGCTAATATCATTGTAGGTATTGTTGGCGCGGTCATTGGTGGGTTCCTGGCTGGCTTGTTAGGTCTTCCAGGTACGACAGGGTTCAATATTTGGACGCTGTTGGTAGCGACCGGCGGCGCTATAGTCCTGCTCTTCCTTGCCGGTCTTCTTCGTCGGGGCATCTAA
- a CDS encoding transposase: MVSQQLLDKIKTAHEANRGCYVSPRIYHEMKDEIPCSVNRVARLMRQHGCFCISHPKGIFQRISVE; this comes from the coding sequence ATGGTCAGTCAACAACTGCTAGACAAAATCAAAACGGCTCATGAAGCGAATCGTGGTTGTTACGTTAGCCCGCGCATTTACCACGAGATGAAAGACGAAATACCGTGCAGCGTGAACCGGGTGGCACGCTTGATGCGGCAGCATGGGTGTTTTTGCATATCCCACCCAAAAGGTATATTTCAGCGTATCTCAGTCGAGTAG
- a CDS encoding ABC transporter ATP-binding protein gives MTSIIQVENLQKTYTMGHNEVHALRDVTFQVAAGEFVALTGPSGSGKSTLMHLLGCLDRPSDGRYLLQNRDVSRLSADEQAEVRNQHIGFVFQKFNLLPRITALENVMLPLLYRGRVKDASQKATAALRTVGLADRAHHRPAEMSGGQQQRVAVARALVTDPAIILADEPTGNLDSRTGAEVLDLLLNLAANGRTILVVTHDPSVASRAGRVLQMMDGVMQ, from the coding sequence ATGACAAGCATCATTCAAGTCGAGAATCTGCAAAAGACGTACACGATGGGCCATAACGAAGTTCACGCCCTGCGCGACGTTACCTTTCAGGTGGCGGCAGGTGAATTTGTGGCCCTGACGGGGCCTTCGGGCAGTGGCAAATCTACGCTCATGCACCTGTTGGGCTGTTTAGACCGGCCGTCTGACGGCCGTTATCTCCTGCAAAACCGCGATGTGAGCCGCCTGTCGGCCGATGAGCAGGCGGAAGTGCGGAACCAACACATTGGTTTTGTCTTCCAAAAATTTAATCTATTGCCCCGCATTACGGCTTTAGAAAACGTCATGCTGCCCCTGCTTTATCGTGGCCGGGTGAAAGACGCCAGCCAGAAAGCCACGGCCGCGCTGCGCACGGTGGGGCTGGCCGACCGTGCCCACCATCGCCCGGCCGAGATGTCGGGCGGGCAGCAGCAGCGGGTGGCCGTCGCTCGCGCTCTGGTGACAGACCCGGCCATCATTCTGGCCGATGAACCGACCGGCAATCTGGACAGCCGCACTGGCGCGGAGGTGTTGGATTTGCTGCTCAATCTGGCGGCGAACGGCCGTACCATCCTCGTCGTTACCCACGATCCCTCTGTTGCCAGTCGCGCCGGGCGGGTGTTGCAAATGATGGATGGGGTGATGCAATGA
- a CDS encoding phosphotransferase — MEQIIRDRYSPGILEEARRRYGVAPDDITLLDGFESFIYAFRHHGADYILRLGHNHRRSPDLVRAEVDWINYLAARGAGVAQATLSENGELVELIADGAGGHFLATAFVKAAGGPVWQMGGWTEAFNLAYGRLLGRIHALSKMYRPSNPAWRRPQWDDPINNDVYAALSQEESAVAERYRAVFDHLLALPRTPDGYGMIHQDAHTGNLFVDENGRITLFDFDDCVYGHFAYDLAMVLFYAIVNREDAATFAQMFWPQFWRGYCEENALDGRWLEEIPFFMKLREIDLYAVLLRDVGLEGIEAHPWTAQFMRGRRERIENDIPCLAVDWPAFSRWAGG, encoded by the coding sequence ATGGAACAGATCATTAGAGACAGATACAGTCCAGGCATCCTGGAAGAGGCGCGGCGGCGATACGGCGTCGCCCCCGACGATATAACCTTGTTGGACGGTTTTGAGAGCTTTATCTACGCCTTTCGTCACCATGGCGCGGACTATATTCTGCGCCTCGGTCACAACCACCGCCGTTCGCCCGACCTGGTACGGGCTGAGGTGGATTGGATCAATTATCTGGCGGCGCGCGGCGCGGGCGTGGCGCAAGCGACGCTTTCGGAGAATGGCGAATTGGTGGAACTGATCGCCGATGGGGCGGGCGGCCATTTCCTGGCGACTGCCTTTGTCAAAGCGGCGGGTGGGCCGGTCTGGCAGATGGGGGGCTGGACGGAGGCGTTTAACCTGGCTTACGGCCGTCTGCTTGGCCGCATCCACGCTCTCAGCAAAATGTACCGACCGAGTAACCCTGCCTGGCGCCGACCGCAGTGGGACGACCCAATTAACAACGACGTTTACGCCGCCTTGTCGCAGGAAGAGAGCGCGGTGGCGGAGCGGTACCGCGCTGTTTTTGACCATCTGCTGGCGCTGCCGCGAACGCCGGACGGTTACGGCATGATTCACCAGGACGCCCACACCGGCAACTTGTTTGTGGATGAAAACGGCCGGATCACCCTCTTTGATTTTGACGACTGCGTTTACGGCCATTTTGCCTACGATTTGGCGATGGTTCTCTTTTACGCCATCGTCAACCGGGAGGACGCGGCCACCTTTGCGCAGATGTTTTGGCCCCAGTTCTGGCGAGGCTATTGTGAAGAGAATGCGCTGGACGGCCGCTGGCTGGAGGAAATCCCCTTCTTCATGAAGCTGCGCGAGATTGATCTCTACGCCGTCCTCTTGCGGGATGTGGGGCTGGAAGGCATAGAGGCACATCCCTGGACGGCGCAATTTATGCGCGGTCGACGGGAGCGCATTGAAAACGACATTCCTTGCCTGGCGGTGGATTGGCCCGCGTTTTCGCGGTGGGCTGGCGGGTAG
- a CDS encoding phosphotransferase, giving the protein MLEKPDISPAKIAACLQAAYGVTAVQIIFLPLGADQNTAVYRIETNVETAYFLKLRSGVFDGTAVTLPQFLHDQGIRQIVTPLTTKTGQLWTTLDAFTAILYPFVDGCNGRERKLSAAQWAEFGAALKKLHMLAVPPAIRANLRQERYSPRWREMVKMFLGRVESDVYDDPVALDLAAFLQSRRAEILDLVQRAEQLADSLSGELLEFVLCHADIHASNVLVDGRDALYIVDWDDPMLAPKERDLMFIGGAQGFVGYNAQEEETLFYRGYGQAAINWRTLAYYRCERIIEDIALFCEQLLLSNEGGQDRAQSLRYLVSNFLPNGTIEAAYRADKRIDLSYGGMK; this is encoded by the coding sequence ATGCTTGAAAAACCGGACATTTCCCCTGCAAAGATTGCCGCCTGTTTACAGGCCGCCTATGGCGTCACGGCCGTCCAGATCATCTTCCTGCCGTTGGGCGCAGACCAGAACACGGCCGTTTACCGTATCGAAACCAATGTTGAAACCGCCTACTTTCTGAAGCTGAGAAGCGGCGTTTTTGACGGAACAGCCGTTACCCTTCCCCAATTTCTCCACGACCAGGGAATCCGGCAAATCGTCACCCCCCTGACAACAAAAACTGGGCAGCTTTGGACAACGCTCGATGCGTTCACGGCGATTCTTTACCCGTTCGTAGACGGCTGTAACGGCCGTGAACGCAAGCTGTCGGCGGCGCAGTGGGCAGAGTTTGGCGCGGCGCTGAAAAAACTGCACATGCTGGCCGTACCACCAGCCATAAGAGCCAATCTACGGCAAGAACGTTATTCCCCCCGCTGGCGCGAGATGGTCAAGATGTTTTTAGGGCGCGTCGAGAGCGACGTCTACGACGATCCCGTCGCCCTGGATTTAGCCGCGTTTCTGCAGAGCAGACGGGCTGAGATTCTCGACCTGGTACAACGGGCGGAACAGTTGGCCGATTCATTGTCAGGCGAACTTCTGGAATTTGTGCTGTGTCACGCCGACATCCACGCCAGCAACGTCCTGGTTGACGGCCGTGACGCTCTTTACATCGTGGACTGGGACGACCCGATGCTGGCTCCCAAAGAGCGGGATTTGATGTTCATCGGCGGCGCGCAAGGATTTGTCGGCTATAATGCCCAGGAGGAAGAAACGCTGTTTTATCGCGGTTACGGCCAGGCGGCGATCAACTGGCGGACGCTGGCTTATTACCGCTGCGAACGAATCATCGAAGACATCGCCCTCTTCTGCGAGCAATTGCTCTTATCGAACGAAGGCGGTCAGGATCGGGCGCAATCTCTGCGCTACCTGGTCTCGAACTTTCTGCCCAACGGCACAATAGAGGCGGCTTATAGAGCGGACAAGCGGATTGATCTGAGTTATGGGGGCATGAAATGA
- a CDS encoding DinB family protein codes for MRKSGLNYFERLGPKPLLRLLVESIVLEDETVTIKHIILLMKSVDYYRATYYEFTSIIMDDNTKSYVAQWLDLLEKQHRQTYAVLAGISEEKLWARPAPGEWSIGEILDHTRVLNRSFRRLIAVAWPLLRPWSRLRRARPWLANIDDVYARPNFPMSVGWLWPPRHKPGSGVTLAQLEAESSAEYRKIRAWYSNKEEDMLGNTYFYDPVIGWLNLVQVLRVAAWHDDLHFRDVGKMRNE; via the coding sequence GTGAGAAAATCTGGATTGAACTATTTTGAGCGGTTGGGGCCAAAACCCCTTTTGCGATTGTTAGTGGAAAGCATTGTCCTTGAGGATGAGACGGTTACAATTAAACACATCATCTTACTGATGAAAAGTGTCGATTATTATCGAGCGACTTATTACGAATTTACCTCTATTATTATGGACGATAACACGAAAAGTTATGTAGCCCAATGGCTCGATCTGCTGGAAAAGCAGCACCGGCAAACGTATGCGGTGCTGGCAGGGATTTCAGAGGAAAAGTTGTGGGCACGCCCAGCACCGGGCGAATGGTCGATCGGGGAGATTCTGGACCATACGCGAGTGCTGAACCGCTCCTTTCGGCGGCTGATCGCGGTGGCGTGGCCGCTGCTGCGCCCCTGGAGCCGCTTGCGCCGCGCCCGACCATGGCTTGCCAATATTGATGATGTCTATGCTCGGCCAAACTTTCCGATGAGCGTGGGATGGTTGTGGCCGCCCCGCCACAAGCCGGGTAGTGGGGTGACGCTGGCGCAACTGGAGGCAGAATCATCAGCCGAATACCGAAAAATCCGCGCCTGGTACAGCAATAAGGAGGAAGACATGCTGGGGAATACGTATTTCTACGACCCGGTGATCGGCTGGCTCAATCTGGTGCAGGTGTTGCGCGTGGCGGCCTGGCACGACGATCTGCATTTCCGGGATGTGGGCAAGATGCGTAATGAGTGA
- a CDS encoding ABC transporter permease, translating to MTWLNMIRTAVQGITSNKLRSALTMTGIIIGVASVIAMLALGNGARREVESSFRFLGSDEIEIGMEQTLEDGEMKPKGKLLSFADGLEMAANVPLVDRVEMTVTGYGKARNGRYVADITATGAMADALPGLAQKNQTQPLGWPDGQPLTNEAFLANGRFFTPAEVAGGAEVCVLAHKTALDLFAGDDPVGETIWLNRQRCQVIGVLRELESTDPQERYGRTNINEGLYLPISTAVTHLFAEEPAVSIAAHVRDETQMETAKEQISTYLRQRHGIILDGADNYTDDFYMTTRQDVLGAKLEAARTFSLLLAAMATVSLVVGGIGIMNVMLVSVTERTREIGVRMAIGARRRDLILHFLLEAMLISALGGLLGTAVGILVIPLAAQLNGSPALLQPNSIPLAFGVALLTGVVFGLYPAVRAAHLKPIDALRYE from the coding sequence ATGACGTGGCTCAACATGATTCGCACGGCCGTACAAGGCATTACCAGCAATAAACTGCGCTCCGCCCTGACCATGACGGGCATTATCATCGGCGTGGCTTCGGTGATCGCCATGCTGGCTTTAGGCAACGGCGCCCGCCGGGAGGTGGAGTCCAGCTTCCGCTTTCTCGGTTCGGACGAAATTGAAATTGGCATGGAACAGACGTTGGAAGATGGCGAAATGAAGCCGAAAGGCAAGCTGCTCTCCTTCGCCGATGGTCTGGAAATGGCAGCCAACGTGCCCCTGGTTGACCGGGTAGAGATGACCGTGACGGGGTATGGCAAGGCGCGCAACGGCCGTTATGTGGCCGACATCACCGCGACAGGCGCCATGGCCGATGCGCTGCCGGGTCTGGCGCAAAAGAATCAGACGCAGCCGCTGGGCTGGCCGGATGGTCAACCCCTGACGAATGAGGCGTTTTTGGCAAACGGCCGTTTCTTCACCCCCGCCGAAGTGGCTGGTGGCGCGGAGGTATGCGTGTTGGCCCATAAAACCGCGCTTGACCTCTTTGCCGGGGATGACCCGGTGGGCGAGACCATCTGGTTAAACCGCCAGCGGTGCCAGGTCATTGGGGTGCTGCGCGAATTAGAATCCACCGATCCGCAGGAGCGGTATGGCCGTACCAATATCAATGAAGGGCTTTATCTGCCGATTAGCACGGCCGTGACCCACTTGTTTGCCGAAGAGCCAGCCGTGAGCATTGCGGCGCATGTGCGCGACGAGACACAGATGGAAACGGCCAAAGAGCAAATCTCCACCTACTTGCGCCAGCGCCACGGCATCATCCTAGACGGCGCGGACAACTATACCGATGACTTCTATATGACCACCCGCCAGGATGTGTTGGGGGCCAAATTGGAAGCGGCTCGTACTTTTTCCCTGCTGCTGGCGGCCATGGCGACTGTCTCGTTGGTGGTGGGCGGCATCGGCATTATGAACGTGATGCTGGTGAGTGTGACCGAGCGCACACGAGAAATTGGGGTGCGTATGGCGATTGGGGCGCGGCGGCGCGACCTTATTCTGCACTTTTTGCTGGAGGCGATGTTGATTAGTGCGCTGGGCGGGTTGTTGGGTACGGCCGTTGGCATTCTGGTCATTCCTTTGGCGGCGCAGTTAAACGGCAGTCCGGCGCTGTTGCAGCCAAACAGCATCCCCCTGGCCTTTGGCGTGGCTCTGCTGACCGGGGTGGTTTTTGGCCTGTACCCGGCCGTGCGGGCGGCGCATTTGAAGCCGATAGATGCGTTACGCTACGAATAA
- a CDS encoding HAMP domain-containing protein: MRHKLQTRLFLTLISVAVIALAIVVMVAMQQTRRQFGAYVARDQMITLNQTAQLFEAPILSGSLAELDSLTAKVAQVYGIRAYVYDTVGVIVSASDVKQVGQRVTAVSLPPVGLALRQDAPNGEASTVHFFSAPGNNQLVEANISMPNSADVGISSQTSVVDLLPDDESHLASGEAISLSVTTPQELAYIVVSPPDVLVDTFASQSAFIQLVNRAFVAALGVSLLVAVLLSWVTARRILRPVQTLTTATRQMGQGDLSVRVAVQGKDELAELGQSFNQMAADLAHQSELRRHLAADVAHELLTPLTAVRGHLEAVQDGLLEPTPDVINSLHDEVMLLDKLIADLQELSLAEAGQLHLDVQPVSLVDVVMGAVTAVTPQLVGRHLTLTTHLPDNLPLIELDVRRMGQVFRNLLGNAIKYSDPGGQLTVTVWQSGDELLVSVGDTGAGIAPEHLPYVFDRFYRADPSRARDTGGSGLGLAIVKGVVEAHHGRVWAESKLGVGSLFTVSLPLGFPQKSGHTQETN; the protein is encoded by the coding sequence ATGCGCCACAAATTACAAACCCGCCTTTTCCTCACCCTCATCAGTGTCGCCGTGATCGCGTTGGCGATTGTGGTCATGGTTGCCATGCAACAGACGCGCCGCCAGTTTGGGGCGTATGTGGCTCGTGACCAGATGATCACCCTGAACCAGACGGCGCAACTGTTTGAAGCGCCCATTCTATCCGGCTCGTTGGCGGAACTGGATAGCCTGACGGCCAAAGTTGCCCAGGTGTATGGCATTCGAGCCTATGTGTACGATACGGTAGGGGTGATTGTGTCCGCTTCTGATGTGAAGCAGGTGGGGCAGAGGGTAACGGCCGTTTCCCTCCCTCCTGTGGGTCTGGCTCTCAGACAAGATGCGCCCAATGGCGAAGCCAGCACCGTCCACTTCTTTTCCGCGCCGGGAAACAACCAACTGGTAGAAGCAAATATTTCCATGCCCAACAGCGCCGATGTGGGCATTAGCAGTCAAACGTCTGTGGTGGATCTGCTGCCTGATGATGAATCCCACCTGGCGAGCGGCGAGGCTATCTCCCTGTCAGTCACCACACCCCAAGAGTTGGCTTACATCGTTGTATCGCCGCCCGATGTGTTGGTAGACACGTTTGCTAGCCAGAGCGCCTTCATCCAACTCGTCAATCGCGCCTTTGTGGCGGCTCTGGGCGTCTCGCTGCTGGTGGCCGTGCTGCTCAGTTGGGTCACGGCCCGGCGCATTTTGCGCCCCGTACAGACACTCACCACAGCCACCCGGCAAATGGGACAGGGTGATCTGAGCGTTCGTGTGGCGGTGCAGGGCAAGGATGAACTGGCCGAATTGGGGCAATCGTTCAACCAGATGGCGGCGGATCTGGCGCATCAGTCGGAACTGCGCCGTCATTTGGCCGCCGATGTGGCGCATGAACTGCTGACGCCGCTTACGGCCGTGCGCGGTCACCTGGAAGCTGTGCAAGATGGCCTACTGGAACCCACGCCAGACGTGATCAACTCCCTGCATGACGAGGTGATGTTGTTGGATAAGTTGATTGCCGACCTACAAGAACTATCACTGGCGGAAGCGGGGCAGCTTCATTTGGATGTGCAGCCAGTCTCGTTGGTTGACGTGGTGATGGGGGCGGTAACGGCCGTTACTCCCCAACTCGTCGGCCGCCATCTGACATTGACCACCCACCTACCGGATAATCTCCCCCTCATCGAACTGGATGTCCGGCGCATGGGGCAGGTGTTCCGCAATCTGCTCGGCAACGCCATCAAATACAGTGACCCCGGCGGGCAATTGACCGTCACTGTCTGGCAGTCGGGAGACGAACTGCTTGTCAGTGTAGGCGACACAGGCGCCGGCATCGCGCCCGAACATTTGCCCTACGTTTTCGACCGTTTCTACCGCGCCGACCCCTCACGGGCACGCGATACCGGCGGCTCTGGTTTGGGTTTGGCGATTGTGAAAGGGGTGGTGGAGGCCCATCACGGCCGTGTGTGGGCTGAAAGCAAACTCGGCGTTGGCTCCCTCTTTACCGTCAGCCTGCCGCTGGGGTTTCCCCAAAAAAGTGGACACACACAAGAGACAAATTGA
- a CDS encoding GNAT family N-acetyltransferase — translation MAAQGLYFARPLADNVSAPTLPPGYLIRPLQSPAELDAYGALYDFTAVNPHHRQEMFHSDEYGHLVAVADTGEFVAYCEYAFCRAEWAQSGRRRGWIEYLGVRPENQRQGLGRAMLLAGLRQVQAAGVEVALLGTMNSNKTAVNLYETTGFTRLTTPETPAYQKTYSLHA, via the coding sequence TTGGCCGCGCAGGGCCTCTACTTCGCCCGGCCGCTGGCGGATAACGTTTCCGCGCCGACTCTACCGCCCGGCTACCTCATTCGCCCGCTGCAAAGCCCCGCTGAACTGGATGCGTATGGGGCGTTGTATGATTTTACGGCCGTTAATCCCCACCACCGCCAGGAGATGTTCCACAGCGACGAATACGGCCATCTCGTCGCCGTTGCCGATACGGGGGAGTTTGTCGCCTATTGCGAATACGCCTTTTGCCGGGCGGAATGGGCGCAAAGCGGCCGCCGCCGGGGTTGGATTGAGTACCTTGGCGTGCGGCCGGAGAATCAGCGGCAAGGGTTGGGGCGCGCCATGCTTCTGGCCGGACTGCGCCAGGTGCAGGCGGCCGGCGTGGAAGTGGCGCTGCTGGGAACGATGAATTCAAACAAAACGGCCGTTAACCTGTATGAGACGACAGGCTTCACGCGCCTGACGACTCCGGAAACGCCAGCCTACCAGAAAACCTACTCCCTCCATGCTTGA
- a CDS encoding response regulator transcription factor, with translation MPQKILVVDDDVKIVNLVKLYLEQERYQVFTAYDGLQALEIARQKQPDLIILDLMLPKVDGLDVLRLLTQEGGPPIIMLTARRTEDDKLIGLELGADDYVTKPFSPRELVARVRVVLRRLQKAQSSQPEQVQLGELVVDYVRREARQNGRILPLTPAEFNLLAFMAQNPGRVYSRQNLLDELFGYDAASLERTIDTHIMNLRRKIEPDPAHPIYVQTVYGQGYRVEEGNR, from the coding sequence ATGCCGCAAAAGATATTGGTAGTAGACGACGATGTGAAGATTGTGAACCTGGTGAAGCTGTACCTGGAACAGGAACGGTATCAGGTGTTCACCGCCTACGATGGGTTGCAGGCGCTGGAAATAGCCCGGCAAAAACAACCCGATCTGATCATTTTGGATTTGATGCTGCCGAAGGTAGATGGGCTGGATGTACTGCGGCTGCTCACCCAAGAAGGTGGGCCGCCCATCATCATGCTCACCGCCCGGCGCACGGAAGATGACAAACTGATTGGCCTGGAACTGGGCGCGGACGATTATGTGACCAAACCATTTAGCCCACGCGAATTGGTGGCGCGGGTGCGGGTGGTGCTGCGGCGGCTGCAAAAGGCGCAGTCTAGCCAGCCGGAGCAGGTGCAGCTTGGCGAGTTGGTGGTAGATTATGTGCGGCGAGAAGCAAGACAAAATGGCCGCATTCTTCCCCTGACCCCGGCGGAGTTTAACCTGCTGGCTTTCATGGCCCAAAACCCGGGCCGCGTTTACTCCCGCCAAAACCTGCTAGACGAACTGTTTGGCTACGACGCCGCCAGCCTGGAACGCACCATTGATACACACATCATGAACCTGCGCCGCAAAATAGAGCCTGACCCCGCCCACCCCATTTATGTGCAGACGGTATATGGGCAGGGGTATCGGGTGGAAGAGGGTAATCGGTAA
- a CDS encoding efflux RND transporter periplasmic adaptor subunit, whose product MNGSLKTTGIMLLLLLVLGAGYVGYSGSNGQATDLMAQLQARLGSGDTAVTDPTLTPPPTIPVERGTVEETIIAPGQLASVKEQILPAGVGGTIAELHARPGDRVKAGDVLAQIDRRPYEEALSLAQLKLSLAQEELARQIANAELAVQSAETGVASAQAGYPSLTAAQIRVQQAQEALTDALAAYNKAFDPGRDWELNDPYRADMLKAEREAAPRQVQMAQDNLSIAQAELTSVQNQSWANSQSVNGAEIGVAKAQAELDALRTNGVDPLLQWDVDKAQAGLDATTITAPFAGVVLEVGVRVGENVGAGQMLLLLADVRQGEVLASVIEEDLPLVRVGQRVELYFDAAPDSTITGTVSRIVPQRTSTERPLYAVYISVDELPEMLLPGMTADAIIIIQRQEDVLRLPRTLIRAGSDDTATVQVWHNGVAESRPVQVGLRGDTYVEILSGLTEGEMVLGQ is encoded by the coding sequence ATGAATGGATCACTCAAAACAACGGGCATCATGCTCCTCCTCCTCCTTGTCCTGGGGGCGGGGTACGTAGGGTATTCCGGATCCAACGGCCAGGCGACTGACCTGATGGCGCAGCTACAGGCCAGGCTCGGTTCCGGCGATACGGCCGTTACCGATCCCACACTCACCCCACCTCCCACCATACCTGTCGAGCGCGGCACTGTAGAAGAAACCATCATCGCCCCCGGGCAGTTAGCCAGCGTCAAAGAACAGATATTGCCCGCTGGCGTGGGCGGCACAATCGCGGAATTGCACGCTCGGCCGGGTGATAGGGTGAAGGCCGGCGACGTGTTGGCGCAGATTGACCGACGGCCGTATGAAGAAGCCCTCTCCCTCGCCCAACTAAAACTTTCACTCGCTCAAGAGGAGTTGGCGCGCCAGATTGCCAACGCGGAATTGGCCGTGCAGAGCGCCGAAACCGGCGTCGCCTCGGCGCAGGCGGGTTATCCCAGCCTGACAGCCGCCCAAATCAGGGTGCAGCAGGCCCAAGAGGCCCTCACCGATGCCCTGGCTGCCTACAACAAAGCGTTTGATCCGGGGCGTGACTGGGAACTCAATGACCCTTACCGCGCCGACATGCTCAAAGCGGAGCGCGAAGCCGCCCCCCGGCAGGTGCAAATGGCCCAGGATAACCTGTCTATCGCTCAGGCGGAGTTGACCAGCGTGCAAAACCAAAGTTGGGCGAACAGCCAGAGCGTCAACGGGGCCGAAATTGGCGTCGCCAAAGCGCAGGCCGAATTGGATGCGTTACGCACCAATGGCGTAGATCCCTTACTGCAATGGGACGTGGACAAGGCGCAGGCCGGTCTGGACGCGACCACCATCACTGCCCCGTTTGCGGGCGTGGTGCTGGAAGTGGGGGTGCGCGTGGGCGAAAATGTAGGCGCAGGGCAAATGCTGTTACTTCTGGCCGATGTGCGGCAGGGTGAGGTGCTGGCCTCGGTCATTGAGGAAGATTTGCCCCTGGTACGTGTGGGGCAGCGTGTCGAACTCTACTTCGACGCCGCACCCGACAGCACGATTACCGGCACGGTTAGCCGCATTGTGCCCCAGCGCACGAGCACAGAGCGCCCGCTTTATGCGGTGTATATCAGCGTGGATGAGCTGCCGGAGATGCTGCTGCCGGGCATGACGGCCGACGCCATCATCATCATCCAGCGGCAGGAAGATGTGCTGCGGCTGCCCCGCACCTTGATTCGGGCGGGCAGTGATGATACGGCAACGGTGCAGGTGTGGCACAACGGTGTGGCGGAATCGCGCCCGGTACAGGTTGGCCTGCGTGGTGACACGTATGTAGAAATCCTCTCTGGCTTGACAGAGGGAGAGATGGTATTAGGCCAATAA
- a CDS encoding aminoglycoside phosphotransferase family protein, translated as MTAVKMHANEVHTDAQLVRRLLEAQFPQWANLPLTPVPSTGTDNALYRLGSDMVVRLPRIDWAVGQAEKERRWLPRLAPYLPLAVPEQLALGEPGAGYPWSWSIYRWLPGESATLERLDDPCQAAAQLAQFITALWQVDTTGGLPAAEHNLRGAPLTLRDGPTRQAIAALAGVVDTQAATAIWEAALEAPEWEREPVWFHGDLLCGNVLVEQGRLSAVIDFGGLAVGDPACDLMIAWSLFSGASREVFRAETAVDEATWLRGQGHALSQAAIFIPYYWQTNPSGVKSARRMITELLVAVGASG; from the coding sequence ATGACGGCCGTTAAGATGCACGCCAACGAAGTCCACACCGACGCGCAGCTCGTGCGCCGGCTGCTGGAGGCGCAGTTTCCGCAATGGGCCAACTTGCCCCTCACGCCGGTCCCTTCGACCGGCACCGACAATGCCCTCTACCGCCTCGGCAGCGATATGGTGGTGCGTTTGCCGCGCATTGATTGGGCCGTCGGGCAGGCGGAGAAAGAGCGGCGCTGGCTGCCCCGGCTGGCGCCCTACCTGCCACTGGCCGTTCCGGAGCAGCTGGCGCTGGGCGAACCGGGCGCAGGTTATCCCTGGTCCTGGTCCATCTATCGCTGGCTGCCGGGCGAGAGCGCTACGCTGGAACGGCTGGACGACCCCTGCCAGGCGGCCGCCCAACTGGCCCAATTTATCACCGCACTGTGGCAGGTTGACACCACGGGCGGACTCCCGGCCGCCGAACATAATTTGCGCGGCGCGCCCCTGACGCTGCGAGACGGGCCAACCCGCCAGGCGATTGCCGCGTTGGCCGGCGTCGTGGATACCCAGGCCGCTACGGCCATATGGGAAGCCGCCCTGGAAGCCCCGGAATGGGAGCGGGAGCCGGTCTGGTTTCATGGCGACCTACTTTGCGGGAATGTGCTGGTTGAGCAAGGCCGTCTGAGCGCGGTGATTGACTTTGGCGGTCTGGCCGTGGGCGACCCGGCCTGCGACTTGATGATCGCCTGGAGCCTCTTCTCCGGCGCGAGTCGAGAAGTGTTTCGGGCGGAAACGGCCGTCGATGAGGCGACTTGGTTACGCGGCCAGGGACACGCCCTGTCTCAGGCAGCGATTTTTATCCCCTACTACTGGCAGACAAACCCCAGCGGCGTCAAAAGCGCCCGACGGATGATCACGGAGCTTCTTGTTGCAGTTGGTGCGAGCGGTTGA